A genomic segment from Oncorhynchus clarkii lewisi isolate Uvic-CL-2024 chromosome 12, UVic_Ocla_1.0, whole genome shotgun sequence encodes:
- the LOC139423227 gene encoding vacuolar protein sorting-associated protein 11 homolog isoform X2 — translation MAAFLQWRRFVFFDKETVKDAGDNGKNFVLPVGISACDSGRGHIVLGDMDGQIWFLTRSLQLSSFQAYKLRVTHLYQLKQHSILVTVGQDEQGINPLVKVWNPDKRDSGNPLCTRIFPAIPGNKPTEVSCLSVHENLNFMAIGFTDGSVVLTKGDITRDRHSKTLTLHEGTCPITGLAFRQQSKVTHLFVATLEKVHCYTLSVKEYPKLELDTHGCALRCSALTDPSQDSQFIVAGDECVYLYQPDERGPCFAFDGHKLLAHWHRGYLLLLTRDTKSPNKSEFGSRETSPSEKQILTIYDLDNKFIAYSASFDDIIDVLAEWGSFYILTRDGKMFVLQEKDTQTKLEMLFKKNLFVMAINLAKSQHLDSDGLSEIFRQYGDHLYVKGDHDGAIQQYIRTIRKLEPSYVIRKFLDAQRIHNLTAYLQALHRQSLANADHTTLLLNCYTKLKDSSKLEEFIKSSESEVHFDVEIAIKVLRQAGYHSHAVFLAERHQHHKWYLKIQLEDLKNYQEALRYIGRLPFDQAESNMKRYGKTLMHHVPDGTTLLLKGLCTDYQPSRDAMERESLDRGPAVAKKANSEEFISVFANNPRELRAFLEHMIEVEPFSSQGVYDTLLELRLQDWAHEQDSERKKVLQGAALSLLRSDNTVFDKALVLCQMHNFKEGVLYLYEKGKLYQQIMHYHMQNEEYGKVVEACKRYGDQEVCLWEQALGYFARKEEDCKAYISQVLEHIDQNNLMPPLLVVQTLAHNSTATLSVIKDYLINKLQRESQQIEDDERKIRQYREETAHLRAEIQELRSSAKIFQKTKCSMCNSPLELPSVHFLCSHSFHQHCFESYAESEAECPTCTPENRKVMDMLRAQDQKRDLHDHFTRQLRCSNDGFSVVADYFGRGVFNKLTLVTDPPGSKVGVGSLEADLQRDLLIHTKRNT, via the exons ATGGCTGCGTTCTTACAGTGGAGACGATTTGTGTTTTTTGATAAAGAGACCGTGAAGGACGCTGGAGATAATGGGAAGAACTTTGTCCTCCCGGTTGGCATATCTGCGTGTGACTCGGGCCGGGGCCACATCGTTCTTGGAG ATATGGACGGTCAGATCTGGTTTTTGACACGCTCCCTACAGTTGTCCTCCTTTCAggcttacaagctgagagtgaCCCACCTGTACCAGCTCAAACAACACAGCATTTTGGTCACGGTTGGGCAGGATGAGCAAGGAATTAACCCCCTG GTGAAGGTATGGAATCCGGACAAGCGTGACAGCGGGAATCCTCTGTGTACCAGAATATTCCCAGCAATTCCTGGGAACAAACCAACAGAGGTGTCCTGCCTCAGTGTACACGAGAACCTAAACTTTATGGCTATTG GCTTCACAGATGGCAGTGTGGTGTTGACAAAGGGTGACATAACCCGGGACAGGCACAGTAAAACCCTGACACTGCATGAGGGCACCTGTCCAATCACGGGCCTCGCTTTCCGTCAGCAGAGCAAAGTCACTCACTTATTTGTTGCCACTCTGGAAAAAGTCCAT TGCTACACTTTGTCGGTGAAGGAGTACCCTAAACTGGAACTGGACACCCACGGCTGTGCGCTGCGTTGCTCTGCACTCACAGACCCCTCCCAGGACTCCCAGTTTATTGTCGCGGGAGATGAGTGTGTGTACCTTTACCAGCCTGATGAACGGGGGCCCTGTTTCGCTTTCGATGGGCACAAGCTACTGGCCCACTGGCACCGGGGCTACCTCCTGCTGCTCACCAGGGACACCAAGTCTCCCAACAA GTCTGAATTTGGGAGTAGAGAGACATCTCCTTCGGAGAAACAAATCTTGACAATCTACGACCTGGACAACAAGTTCATTGCCTACAGCGCTTCCTTtgatgacatcattgatgttCTGGCTGAATGGGGCTCCTTCTACATCCTGACTCGGGATGGAAAAATGTTTGTGCTGCAGGAGAAAGACACTCAGACCAAGCTAGAG ATGCTCTTCAAGAAGAATCTGTTTGTGATGGCCATCAACCTGGCTAAGAGCCAGCACTTGGACAGTGACGGGCTGTCTGAGATTTTCAGGCAGTACGGTGACCACCTCTACGTGAAGGGGGACCACGATGGAGCCATCCAACAGTACATCCG CACAATCAGGAAGCTGGAGCCTTCTTACGTAATCCGGAAGTTTCTGGATGCTCAGAGGATCCACAACCTGACGGCCTACCTCCAGGCCCTGCACCGGCAGTCGCTGGCCAATGCCGACCACACCACCCTGCTGCTCAACTGCTACACCAAGCTGAAGGACAGCTCTAAGCTTGAAGAGTTCATCAAG AGCAGCGAGAGCGAGGTCCACTTCGACGTGGAGATTGCAATCAAGGTGCTGCGCCAGGCAGGCTACCACAGTCACGCAGTCTTCCTGGCCGAGAGGCACCAGCACCACAAGTGGTACCTGAAGATCCAGCTTGAGGACCTGAAG AACTACCAGGAGGCTTTGCGTTACATTGGACGACTTCCTTTCGACCAGGCAGAGAGCAACATGAAACGCTACGGCAAGACCCTGATGCACCACGTCCCCGACGGCACCACACTGCTTCTCAAGGGCCTGTGTACTGACTACCAGCCCAGCCGGGATGCCATGGAAAGAGAGAGCCTGGACAGAGGCCCGGCGGTGGCCAAGAAG GCAAATTCAGAGGAGTTCATCTCTGTGTTTGCTAATAACCCGCGGGAGCTAAGGGCCTTCCTGGAGCACATGATTGAGGTGGAGCCCTTCTCCTCTCAGGGGGTGTATGACACACTGCTAGAACTACGGCTGCAGGACTGGGCACATGAACAAGACTCTGAG AGGAAGAAGGTCCTGCAGGGGGCAGCACTGTCCTTGCTGAGGAGCGACAACACCGTATTTGACAAGGCCCTCGTCCTGTGCCAGATGCACAACTTCAAAGAAGGGGTCCTCTACCTCTATGAGAAGGGCAAACT GTACCAGCAGATCATGCACTACCACATGCAGAATGAGGAGTATGGCAAAGTGGTGGAGGCCTGCAAGCGCTACGGCGACCAGGAAGTATGCTTGTGGGAGCAGGCGCTGGGATACTTTGCCCGCAAAGAGGAGGACTGCAAGGCCTACATCAGCCAAGTCCTGGAGCACATCGACCAGAACAACCTGATGCCTCCCCTATTGG TGGTGCAGACGCTGGCACACAACTCCACAGCCACGCTGTCGGTCATCAAGGACTACCTGATCAACAAGCTGCAGAGGGAGAGCCAGCAGATTGAGGACGATGAGCGCAAGATCCGCCAGTACCGCGAGGAGACGGCCCACCTCCGCGCCGAGATCCAGGAACTCAGAAGCAG cGCAAAGATTTTCCAGAAGACCAAGTGCAGCATGTGCAACAGCCCCCTCGAGCTGCCCTCTGTTCACTTCCTGTGCAGTCACTCCTTCCACCAGCACTGCTTTGAGAGCTACGCCGAGAGTGAGGCCGAGTGTCCCACATGCACACCGGAAAACCGGAAGGTCATGGACATGCTGCGGGCCCAGGACCAGAAACGAGACCTGCACGACCACTTCACCAGACAG CTGCGGTGCTCCAATGATGGTTTCTCCGTGGTGGCGGACTACTTTGGCCGTGGGGTGTTCAACAAGCTGACCCTGGTCACTGACCCGCCGGGGAGCAAGGTGGGGGTGGGAAGCCTGGAGGCAGACCTGCAGAGGGACCTACTCATCCACACCAAGAGGAACACTTGA
- the LOC139423227 gene encoding vacuolar protein sorting-associated protein 11 homolog isoform X1 — protein sequence MFREDSADPVGWCFQDYWGLGNKQDSAKKMAAFLQWRRFVFFDKETVKDAGDNGKNFVLPVGISACDSGRGHIVLGDMDGQIWFLTRSLQLSSFQAYKLRVTHLYQLKQHSILVTVGQDEQGINPLVKVWNPDKRDSGNPLCTRIFPAIPGNKPTEVSCLSVHENLNFMAIGFTDGSVVLTKGDITRDRHSKTLTLHEGTCPITGLAFRQQSKVTHLFVATLEKVHCYTLSVKEYPKLELDTHGCALRCSALTDPSQDSQFIVAGDECVYLYQPDERGPCFAFDGHKLLAHWHRGYLLLLTRDTKSPNKSEFGSRETSPSEKQILTIYDLDNKFIAYSASFDDIIDVLAEWGSFYILTRDGKMFVLQEKDTQTKLEMLFKKNLFVMAINLAKSQHLDSDGLSEIFRQYGDHLYVKGDHDGAIQQYIRTIRKLEPSYVIRKFLDAQRIHNLTAYLQALHRQSLANADHTTLLLNCYTKLKDSSKLEEFIKSSESEVHFDVEIAIKVLRQAGYHSHAVFLAERHQHHKWYLKIQLEDLKNYQEALRYIGRLPFDQAESNMKRYGKTLMHHVPDGTTLLLKGLCTDYQPSRDAMERESLDRGPAVAKKANSEEFISVFANNPRELRAFLEHMIEVEPFSSQGVYDTLLELRLQDWAHEQDSERKKVLQGAALSLLRSDNTVFDKALVLCQMHNFKEGVLYLYEKGKLYQQIMHYHMQNEEYGKVVEACKRYGDQEVCLWEQALGYFARKEEDCKAYISQVLEHIDQNNLMPPLLVVQTLAHNSTATLSVIKDYLINKLQRESQQIEDDERKIRQYREETAHLRAEIQELRSSAKIFQKTKCSMCNSPLELPSVHFLCSHSFHQHCFESYAESEAECPTCTPENRKVMDMLRAQDQKRDLHDHFTRQLRCSNDGFSVVADYFGRGVFNKLTLVTDPPGSKVGVGSLEADLQRDLLIHTKRNT from the exons ATGTTCCGCGAGGACAGCGCTGACCCTGTTGGTTGGTGCTTTCAAGACTATTGGGGACTCGGAAATAAACAAG ACAGTGCAAAGAAAATGGCTGCGTTCTTACAGTGGAGACGATTTGTGTTTTTTGATAAAGAGACCGTGAAGGACGCTGGAGATAATGGGAAGAACTTTGTCCTCCCGGTTGGCATATCTGCGTGTGACTCGGGCCGGGGCCACATCGTTCTTGGAG ATATGGACGGTCAGATCTGGTTTTTGACACGCTCCCTACAGTTGTCCTCCTTTCAggcttacaagctgagagtgaCCCACCTGTACCAGCTCAAACAACACAGCATTTTGGTCACGGTTGGGCAGGATGAGCAAGGAATTAACCCCCTG GTGAAGGTATGGAATCCGGACAAGCGTGACAGCGGGAATCCTCTGTGTACCAGAATATTCCCAGCAATTCCTGGGAACAAACCAACAGAGGTGTCCTGCCTCAGTGTACACGAGAACCTAAACTTTATGGCTATTG GCTTCACAGATGGCAGTGTGGTGTTGACAAAGGGTGACATAACCCGGGACAGGCACAGTAAAACCCTGACACTGCATGAGGGCACCTGTCCAATCACGGGCCTCGCTTTCCGTCAGCAGAGCAAAGTCACTCACTTATTTGTTGCCACTCTGGAAAAAGTCCAT TGCTACACTTTGTCGGTGAAGGAGTACCCTAAACTGGAACTGGACACCCACGGCTGTGCGCTGCGTTGCTCTGCACTCACAGACCCCTCCCAGGACTCCCAGTTTATTGTCGCGGGAGATGAGTGTGTGTACCTTTACCAGCCTGATGAACGGGGGCCCTGTTTCGCTTTCGATGGGCACAAGCTACTGGCCCACTGGCACCGGGGCTACCTCCTGCTGCTCACCAGGGACACCAAGTCTCCCAACAA GTCTGAATTTGGGAGTAGAGAGACATCTCCTTCGGAGAAACAAATCTTGACAATCTACGACCTGGACAACAAGTTCATTGCCTACAGCGCTTCCTTtgatgacatcattgatgttCTGGCTGAATGGGGCTCCTTCTACATCCTGACTCGGGATGGAAAAATGTTTGTGCTGCAGGAGAAAGACACTCAGACCAAGCTAGAG ATGCTCTTCAAGAAGAATCTGTTTGTGATGGCCATCAACCTGGCTAAGAGCCAGCACTTGGACAGTGACGGGCTGTCTGAGATTTTCAGGCAGTACGGTGACCACCTCTACGTGAAGGGGGACCACGATGGAGCCATCCAACAGTACATCCG CACAATCAGGAAGCTGGAGCCTTCTTACGTAATCCGGAAGTTTCTGGATGCTCAGAGGATCCACAACCTGACGGCCTACCTCCAGGCCCTGCACCGGCAGTCGCTGGCCAATGCCGACCACACCACCCTGCTGCTCAACTGCTACACCAAGCTGAAGGACAGCTCTAAGCTTGAAGAGTTCATCAAG AGCAGCGAGAGCGAGGTCCACTTCGACGTGGAGATTGCAATCAAGGTGCTGCGCCAGGCAGGCTACCACAGTCACGCAGTCTTCCTGGCCGAGAGGCACCAGCACCACAAGTGGTACCTGAAGATCCAGCTTGAGGACCTGAAG AACTACCAGGAGGCTTTGCGTTACATTGGACGACTTCCTTTCGACCAGGCAGAGAGCAACATGAAACGCTACGGCAAGACCCTGATGCACCACGTCCCCGACGGCACCACACTGCTTCTCAAGGGCCTGTGTACTGACTACCAGCCCAGCCGGGATGCCATGGAAAGAGAGAGCCTGGACAGAGGCCCGGCGGTGGCCAAGAAG GCAAATTCAGAGGAGTTCATCTCTGTGTTTGCTAATAACCCGCGGGAGCTAAGGGCCTTCCTGGAGCACATGATTGAGGTGGAGCCCTTCTCCTCTCAGGGGGTGTATGACACACTGCTAGAACTACGGCTGCAGGACTGGGCACATGAACAAGACTCTGAG AGGAAGAAGGTCCTGCAGGGGGCAGCACTGTCCTTGCTGAGGAGCGACAACACCGTATTTGACAAGGCCCTCGTCCTGTGCCAGATGCACAACTTCAAAGAAGGGGTCCTCTACCTCTATGAGAAGGGCAAACT GTACCAGCAGATCATGCACTACCACATGCAGAATGAGGAGTATGGCAAAGTGGTGGAGGCCTGCAAGCGCTACGGCGACCAGGAAGTATGCTTGTGGGAGCAGGCGCTGGGATACTTTGCCCGCAAAGAGGAGGACTGCAAGGCCTACATCAGCCAAGTCCTGGAGCACATCGACCAGAACAACCTGATGCCTCCCCTATTGG TGGTGCAGACGCTGGCACACAACTCCACAGCCACGCTGTCGGTCATCAAGGACTACCTGATCAACAAGCTGCAGAGGGAGAGCCAGCAGATTGAGGACGATGAGCGCAAGATCCGCCAGTACCGCGAGGAGACGGCCCACCTCCGCGCCGAGATCCAGGAACTCAGAAGCAG cGCAAAGATTTTCCAGAAGACCAAGTGCAGCATGTGCAACAGCCCCCTCGAGCTGCCCTCTGTTCACTTCCTGTGCAGTCACTCCTTCCACCAGCACTGCTTTGAGAGCTACGCCGAGAGTGAGGCCGAGTGTCCCACATGCACACCGGAAAACCGGAAGGTCATGGACATGCTGCGGGCCCAGGACCAGAAACGAGACCTGCACGACCACTTCACCAGACAG CTGCGGTGCTCCAATGATGGTTTCTCCGTGGTGGCGGACTACTTTGGCCGTGGGGTGTTCAACAAGCTGACCCTGGTCACTGACCCGCCGGGGAGCAAGGTGGGGGTGGGAAGCCTGGAGGCAGACCTGCAGAGGGACCTACTCATCCACACCAAGAGGAACACTTGA
- the LOC139423227 gene encoding vacuolar protein sorting-associated protein 11 homolog isoform X3: MDGQIWFLTRSLQLSSFQAYKLRVTHLYQLKQHSILVTVGQDEQGINPLVKVWNPDKRDSGNPLCTRIFPAIPGNKPTEVSCLSVHENLNFMAIGFTDGSVVLTKGDITRDRHSKTLTLHEGTCPITGLAFRQQSKVTHLFVATLEKVHCYTLSVKEYPKLELDTHGCALRCSALTDPSQDSQFIVAGDECVYLYQPDERGPCFAFDGHKLLAHWHRGYLLLLTRDTKSPNKSEFGSRETSPSEKQILTIYDLDNKFIAYSASFDDIIDVLAEWGSFYILTRDGKMFVLQEKDTQTKLEMLFKKNLFVMAINLAKSQHLDSDGLSEIFRQYGDHLYVKGDHDGAIQQYIRTIRKLEPSYVIRKFLDAQRIHNLTAYLQALHRQSLANADHTTLLLNCYTKLKDSSKLEEFIKSSESEVHFDVEIAIKVLRQAGYHSHAVFLAERHQHHKWYLKIQLEDLKNYQEALRYIGRLPFDQAESNMKRYGKTLMHHVPDGTTLLLKGLCTDYQPSRDAMERESLDRGPAVAKKANSEEFISVFANNPRELRAFLEHMIEVEPFSSQGVYDTLLELRLQDWAHEQDSERKKVLQGAALSLLRSDNTVFDKALVLCQMHNFKEGVLYLYEKGKLYQQIMHYHMQNEEYGKVVEACKRYGDQEVCLWEQALGYFARKEEDCKAYISQVLEHIDQNNLMPPLLVVQTLAHNSTATLSVIKDYLINKLQRESQQIEDDERKIRQYREETAHLRAEIQELRSSAKIFQKTKCSMCNSPLELPSVHFLCSHSFHQHCFESYAESEAECPTCTPENRKVMDMLRAQDQKRDLHDHFTRQLRCSNDGFSVVADYFGRGVFNKLTLVTDPPGSKVGVGSLEADLQRDLLIHTKRNT, from the exons ATGGACGGTCAGATCTGGTTTTTGACACGCTCCCTACAGTTGTCCTCCTTTCAggcttacaagctgagagtgaCCCACCTGTACCAGCTCAAACAACACAGCATTTTGGTCACGGTTGGGCAGGATGAGCAAGGAATTAACCCCCTG GTGAAGGTATGGAATCCGGACAAGCGTGACAGCGGGAATCCTCTGTGTACCAGAATATTCCCAGCAATTCCTGGGAACAAACCAACAGAGGTGTCCTGCCTCAGTGTACACGAGAACCTAAACTTTATGGCTATTG GCTTCACAGATGGCAGTGTGGTGTTGACAAAGGGTGACATAACCCGGGACAGGCACAGTAAAACCCTGACACTGCATGAGGGCACCTGTCCAATCACGGGCCTCGCTTTCCGTCAGCAGAGCAAAGTCACTCACTTATTTGTTGCCACTCTGGAAAAAGTCCAT TGCTACACTTTGTCGGTGAAGGAGTACCCTAAACTGGAACTGGACACCCACGGCTGTGCGCTGCGTTGCTCTGCACTCACAGACCCCTCCCAGGACTCCCAGTTTATTGTCGCGGGAGATGAGTGTGTGTACCTTTACCAGCCTGATGAACGGGGGCCCTGTTTCGCTTTCGATGGGCACAAGCTACTGGCCCACTGGCACCGGGGCTACCTCCTGCTGCTCACCAGGGACACCAAGTCTCCCAACAA GTCTGAATTTGGGAGTAGAGAGACATCTCCTTCGGAGAAACAAATCTTGACAATCTACGACCTGGACAACAAGTTCATTGCCTACAGCGCTTCCTTtgatgacatcattgatgttCTGGCTGAATGGGGCTCCTTCTACATCCTGACTCGGGATGGAAAAATGTTTGTGCTGCAGGAGAAAGACACTCAGACCAAGCTAGAG ATGCTCTTCAAGAAGAATCTGTTTGTGATGGCCATCAACCTGGCTAAGAGCCAGCACTTGGACAGTGACGGGCTGTCTGAGATTTTCAGGCAGTACGGTGACCACCTCTACGTGAAGGGGGACCACGATGGAGCCATCCAACAGTACATCCG CACAATCAGGAAGCTGGAGCCTTCTTACGTAATCCGGAAGTTTCTGGATGCTCAGAGGATCCACAACCTGACGGCCTACCTCCAGGCCCTGCACCGGCAGTCGCTGGCCAATGCCGACCACACCACCCTGCTGCTCAACTGCTACACCAAGCTGAAGGACAGCTCTAAGCTTGAAGAGTTCATCAAG AGCAGCGAGAGCGAGGTCCACTTCGACGTGGAGATTGCAATCAAGGTGCTGCGCCAGGCAGGCTACCACAGTCACGCAGTCTTCCTGGCCGAGAGGCACCAGCACCACAAGTGGTACCTGAAGATCCAGCTTGAGGACCTGAAG AACTACCAGGAGGCTTTGCGTTACATTGGACGACTTCCTTTCGACCAGGCAGAGAGCAACATGAAACGCTACGGCAAGACCCTGATGCACCACGTCCCCGACGGCACCACACTGCTTCTCAAGGGCCTGTGTACTGACTACCAGCCCAGCCGGGATGCCATGGAAAGAGAGAGCCTGGACAGAGGCCCGGCGGTGGCCAAGAAG GCAAATTCAGAGGAGTTCATCTCTGTGTTTGCTAATAACCCGCGGGAGCTAAGGGCCTTCCTGGAGCACATGATTGAGGTGGAGCCCTTCTCCTCTCAGGGGGTGTATGACACACTGCTAGAACTACGGCTGCAGGACTGGGCACATGAACAAGACTCTGAG AGGAAGAAGGTCCTGCAGGGGGCAGCACTGTCCTTGCTGAGGAGCGACAACACCGTATTTGACAAGGCCCTCGTCCTGTGCCAGATGCACAACTTCAAAGAAGGGGTCCTCTACCTCTATGAGAAGGGCAAACT GTACCAGCAGATCATGCACTACCACATGCAGAATGAGGAGTATGGCAAAGTGGTGGAGGCCTGCAAGCGCTACGGCGACCAGGAAGTATGCTTGTGGGAGCAGGCGCTGGGATACTTTGCCCGCAAAGAGGAGGACTGCAAGGCCTACATCAGCCAAGTCCTGGAGCACATCGACCAGAACAACCTGATGCCTCCCCTATTGG TGGTGCAGACGCTGGCACACAACTCCACAGCCACGCTGTCGGTCATCAAGGACTACCTGATCAACAAGCTGCAGAGGGAGAGCCAGCAGATTGAGGACGATGAGCGCAAGATCCGCCAGTACCGCGAGGAGACGGCCCACCTCCGCGCCGAGATCCAGGAACTCAGAAGCAG cGCAAAGATTTTCCAGAAGACCAAGTGCAGCATGTGCAACAGCCCCCTCGAGCTGCCCTCTGTTCACTTCCTGTGCAGTCACTCCTTCCACCAGCACTGCTTTGAGAGCTACGCCGAGAGTGAGGCCGAGTGTCCCACATGCACACCGGAAAACCGGAAGGTCATGGACATGCTGCGGGCCCAGGACCAGAAACGAGACCTGCACGACCACTTCACCAGACAG CTGCGGTGCTCCAATGATGGTTTCTCCGTGGTGGCGGACTACTTTGGCCGTGGGGTGTTCAACAAGCTGACCCTGGTCACTGACCCGCCGGGGAGCAAGGTGGGGGTGGGAAGCCTGGAGGCAGACCTGCAGAGGGACCTACTCATCCACACCAAGAGGAACACTTGA